A DNA window from Bdellovibrio sp. BCCA contains the following coding sequences:
- a CDS encoding pseudouridine synthase, producing MELLYKDEHFIAVNKPSGFHVHPHENVQHRVSRDKICLYHARRMMKQHVFPVHRLDAGTSGVLLFALSSASAGKLCKLFTERATFKTYQAVVRGYVEEAGDIEIPLELDSTGDLVEARTSFKRLGTVEFPVAVGKKFPTARYSWVEVTPHTGRYHQIRRHFNRISHPLLGDAVHGDSHHNRFFRNHIGIEGLCLKALRLEFTHPWSGEAVSIEAPPCEKWKKIQLLFNHTEAPHNPPNTL from the coding sequence GTGGAGCTTTTGTATAAGGATGAACATTTTATCGCCGTGAACAAACCTTCCGGCTTTCACGTTCATCCCCACGAAAATGTTCAGCATCGCGTTTCGCGAGATAAAATATGTCTTTACCATGCCCGTCGAATGATGAAACAACACGTGTTTCCCGTGCATCGTCTGGATGCAGGCACCAGTGGTGTTCTTCTTTTTGCTCTTTCTTCAGCCTCTGCAGGAAAACTTTGTAAGCTCTTTACCGAACGCGCCACTTTCAAAACATATCAAGCCGTTGTGCGCGGTTATGTGGAGGAAGCGGGAGATATCGAAATTCCTCTGGAACTGGATTCCACCGGGGATCTTGTCGAAGCGCGAACCAGCTTTAAACGCTTAGGCACCGTGGAGTTTCCCGTGGCCGTCGGGAAAAAATTTCCTACAGCTCGCTACTCCTGGGTGGAGGTCACTCCTCACACGGGTCGCTATCATCAGATCCGCCGTCACTTCAATCGCATCTCTCACCCTCTTTTAGGTGACGCCGTTCATGGCGACTCTCACCACAATCGATTCTTTAGAAACCATATAGGAATTGAGGGGTTATGCCTTAAAGCTCTACGCTTAGAGTTCACTCATCCGTGGAGTGGCGAGGCGGTTTCGATCGAGGCTCCGCCTTGCGAAAAGTGGAAGAAAATTCAACTTTTGTTTAATCACACAGAAGCTCCACATAACCCACCGAATACCCTTTGA
- a CDS encoding murein L,D-transpeptidase catalytic domain family protein, with protein sequence MTTSLLSFITSLFLFIPAFAQNAAPLADLSKYDYVDPKREIPTKALEKALTYYDVYYNKIVNKNYLTVIDFTQSSNNKRMYVVDMKSGAVTRYLVAHGKGSDPNHTGMAKKFSNVEGSNMSSIGMYVTGTEYSGKHGRSMRLVGLEKTNDQAMDRAIVVHGAWYVDPQYKPLGRSQGCPAVEEKYINTLVTQLKGGSVYYIWAGQN encoded by the coding sequence ATGACAACGTCTTTGCTCTCTTTTATAACCAGCTTATTCTTATTCATTCCCGCATTTGCACAAAACGCGGCTCCTCTTGCGGATCTTTCTAAATACGATTACGTCGACCCAAAAAGAGAAATTCCCACAAAGGCTTTGGAAAAAGCTCTGACGTACTACGATGTTTATTACAATAAAATCGTTAATAAAAATTACCTTACGGTGATCGACTTTACTCAGTCTTCCAATAACAAACGCATGTACGTTGTGGATATGAAATCCGGTGCTGTGACTCGTTATTTGGTGGCGCATGGAAAAGGCTCAGATCCGAACCACACAGGCATGGCGAAGAAATTTTCCAATGTGGAAGGTTCTAATATGTCCTCGATCGGTATGTACGTGACCGGCACGGAATACAGTGGTAAGCATGGTCGCTCGATGCGTTTGGTGGGTTTGGAAAAAACCAATGACCAAGCCATGGATCGCGCGATCGTTGTGCACGGCGCGTGGTACGTGGATCCACAATACAAGCCCTTGGGTCGCAGTCAGGGCTGCCCCGCTGTGGAAGAGAAATACATCAACACTCTTGTGACACAGCTTAAAGGTGGCAGCGTTTACTACATTTGGGCGGGACAAAACTAG